atgtgtccatggtCCAtatgtccatgtgtccatgtgtccatgtgtccatgtgtccatgtgtccatggtccatgtgtccatgtgtccgtgtgtccatgtgtccatggtccatgtgtccatggtccatgtgtccatgtgtccatgtgtccgtgtgtccatgtgtccatggtccatgtgtccatggtccatgtgtccatgtgtccatggtCCAtggtccatgtgtccatgtgtccatgtgtccatggtccatgtgtctgtgtgtccatgtgtccatgtgtccatggtccatgtgtccatgtgtccatggtccatgtgtccatgtgtccatggtCCAtatgtccatgtgtccatgtgtccatggtccatgtgtccatggtccatgtgtccatgtgtccatggtctgtgtgtccgtgtgtccatgtgtccatgtgtccatggtGGGTGTGTTCAGCCAGACCTGCCGGCTGTAGGgaggggggacacgggacatTCCCTCCCCCAGAGCCTGTTCCGTGTCCTCTGTTAATGAATTCAGCCGTGAGTTTCGGGGATCTCGGGAGAATGAATTGTCAGAGCTTCGGAAGCCGGAGATGGCAGGGGAATTACCGCTAATCCTTTCTTGTGGGACACAACACTCCAAAGGATTTAAAGGCTATTCAAAAAtgtagaagaagaagaagtgACAAGGGCACCCCTCCCTCTCTCTTACGTTTTAGGTTGGTCActtgctgctggctgggaaagacagaaaagagaaacttccaggagagggagagaagaaaagatgaaaaatgaagattAGATCTGGAGAAAAGCCGATCTTACCCTCTCAGGGAGTGTAGGCTGCAATTAAATCTCTTTTGCCTAACAATACCCAATTGTTATTTGCGCAGTAGTACTCAAGATGTGGCGATaagggaggaaggagctgcaggcaggggaggctgcccttgttttccttggaaaTCCTCTGGCTGGAGGACCCTGGTCCCCAGTCCTACAGAGATTAAAAGTCACTAAAGTCCTAAAGTGATGCTTTACCTGAGGATCTCCCCATCGCCAAtattaaatgcattttgaaCAGCTTTGGTGGAAGGATTTTGGAAGGGTGGAGTTTGAATATCCTCTCCCTGCTGTTTGATTTGTAGACCTGGTCAAGGCTTTGCTCAGGCAAAGGGTGTGTGACCAAAGGTCACTCCCTCTACATTTGGGCAGGCtggcagccacaaaggcagggctGGCCTGGGCTTCTTTTGTCTTCCAGAGATGCTGAAGTTCTTTCATCCCAGCCCCCTGTCCTTGCTGGACCCCCAAGGGCTGCCAGCCTCCATCCTGTCCCCTTCAAAACATGCCTGGTACCCATGCAATGCTCATTTCCATCCCTCTGATTATCTTTACACAAAAAAGTAGCACTTTCAGACTCACCAGGAGCCTTCTGCCGTGTAGGTGCTTGGGTTAGTGCTGGAAACCCTGGCACCAAGCCACCTCCAGCATCTGGGATCCACTCAGCTAAACCGTGGCCTCTTTCCCACCCTGAGATCCTGCACCAATACCTTCCCTAttcatttccttcctttttcttgcttttcaggTGTTTTAACAGAGCTGTCCTCAATTATGCAATGTTTCTCTGTGTGTTCAGAGCAGCACAGCGAGGTCCAGGCTGGTGCATTATCGACTGTGCCCTCTGGGTGACCTTGAGGCTGAGGAAGGTGAGAGCTCCGGGCAGATGGGCTCCTCTCTGCAAATCGTGCTTTGCTGTCATTTGTCCCAATTCCCAGCCTGAGCTGGTGATGGCAAAGAACAACTTATTAAGGAATTGCTTCTTTCCTCCCCTGTTCAGCTGCTCTCAGGCAGTTCCTATCGATCCACTGCACCTACTCAAGATGTTTTGCAAAAGGCACTTAGTGAAATTCATTCCAGGGGTTCATCAGTGATTTTTGCTGCCTGAGCTGCACATGGGGCACAGGCAGGTGAAGGTTTGACTCTGAGAGGGTCACGGTAAGAGCTGTCATAGAAGAGGAATTCTTGTTTTGCCAAACATACTGTTCAgcatgctaaaaaaaaaaaaaaaatcctacaaaacaaaatccagggttttttgttttgggtgtATGGgaaacatttttacattttggtgttgttttgggAGGCTAGTCAGACTGTGTAAATAGAAACaaactttaaaatgaaaatatactctGAAAAATAACAGCATAAGCCTAAgcagacatttttttaaatgacattgTGGAGTGATTTAACTTTTATTATAAATCCCTTTTTCAGCCCctccaaagcatttttttatatCACTGTTTCCATGAAAAATATCTATTCCAAAATTATATGCACCAGTAAACCAGAAACTCAGCTGTGACAATTCCCATTCCATAGATTCACCATGCTACCTCATTAAATTGCATAAACCACATACAAAATAGCATTTCCCAAAGGACAAACGCTCTCCCTGAGAACTTTCAACCTGTTCCTGTCAAGTACCAGTCGGACCAGGGAAACCAGCTGCTTTTCCTCGTTCTGCTGGGTTTTGAAGTGACTCTGGAAATCTGTGCTCCTGCTCAGGGGGGCCAGGGGAGCGTTCTCACAGcgctgctcctgcagccagccagaTCCAGGTGGGAAGGACTGCACATGGCTCTGGATTCCAGCTGTTACAGCTGCACAAAGGCAATCCCACTAATgagggagctgagctgagcaAAGCACGGCTTGGTgacagtgccagcacagcctggtgacagtgccagcacagcctggtgACAGTGCCAGCACATCAGGATGTCCTGCCCCTCCTACAGAACCCTCCACAAGCCAAGGAAGTCCAGAGCTGCATCTGTTCTGGCATTTTGCATGGGTCAAATGAAGATCAGAGTGAAATCAGGGCATGTCCACATTGCAGATGGAATAGCTTGGATGCAACAGCCCTTTGGAGCtttgtctccatttttttttttttttttttttacctgggcaaaagagatgctttaataacTGGAGTATTTTCAGATATTTCCATGAGACATGAATGCAGACCTGCAGGGGTGTTTGCTTGGCTGCTCAGTTTTTCATCCACTGAGTAAATCCTATCAAAGGCACTTGCTGCAGAGTGGGCAGTTTCAAACAGCGCATCCAGCAGCTTTGGAAACGTGAGAACGTTGAGTTTTCCTTTGGACATTTGCTTCCTGCAATGAAGGCAAATGGGAACATGTGATTCTGTGGGAACCACAATATTCCCCCGTGTAGAGCATTGGGGAAAGCTGTTTTGAGTCTTCCAAAGAAAGATCTACTGTTTCTCTGCTGGGTAAATGGTGAAAATACAACTGTTCACACAGTCTTGTCCATCTTGGACCCATAAACCTCAGCACTGCCTGGGCAAGTCACAGAATTACAGagtgggtcaggctggaagggatcaCAGAGGGTCAGCTGAAGTTATGATGGTTTTTGTGGCTTTTCCTTGGACAATAAGGCAGCCAGGGGCAACTCACACATTCTTGTCTGCTGTGGAGATTCTGaataggaagagaaaaacaagtgaccagtttcttttaaaattgtgCTGGTGGGAGCCTCGCCTCAGCATCACTCCAGCTCTCCTAAAGTTGCTTTGATATTCAAAAAAACACTGACTTTTTAAACAATATTGTCCCAAATCCCTTTTATAAATGCCCAGAACCACTCACAGGCTTTCTGAAACTCATTGTTATAATTACAATCAAGAATCATAGGACTCTGTGCTTTGTGCCAGAAATACACATCCACTGAATTGTTTGCAGAGGAGCCACAGAGAGAAAGAGTGAAGGACAAATGTGGCTTCACTGCTGCTCAATTCAGGAGCAGGAACTCCCACtctgtttaatttttcctcttttgtttctCAATTTAACTTGGAGCTGCTGAAATTCAAGCTAATGTTTGATTTGTCCTCTGAGCTTTCCTTTGGCCTCAGTCCAGGGGACCTCGAGCTGTGGCTGGTTCATTGTCTCCACCATCTCCAGCAGCCTCTGtccctggaggaggaggaaggtgggGTTGAAAGGCTGAGGAGGAAGGTCTGCAGGACCCATCAATCCCAGCAGAGGTGAGGAGAACTTCattttgggaattgctggcATAGTATTCAGCAGATGCAGAACCAACTGTCTTGAGCAGAGGAACGCAGCATCGAGcttagttctttaaatcttcaTCTCCTGGGTCACACAAAAAGCTTTGGGAGGGCTGTGGGGGGTTTGGTAGTGTTTGTCtgacacagcacacagagagGGAGCTGTGATTCAGCTTTTGCCAGCACAAGGCCTGGCTCTCCCTCTCTACCCAGTAACGTCTGATGTTGATCCCCGATCCTGCTTCCATGGAAATGCCCCTGTCTGGTGCTTAGAAAAGTGAGCAGATAAATATCAGATCTGATTCACCACTCAGTTGCTTCTCCAGAACACCACTGATTATAGGAGGATTAGCAAGATTAAAACCAGAGTAATTCAGTGATGAATCCCAACCAGAGCCTTTGGTGGAAAGAGAGCAATTCTCCTGCACCACCCAACACCCCACACATCAATGGATATGATTCCATGGATATGATTCCGTGATATGATTCCATGGCATTTAGACTTTGCTTCCCTTGATTCAGGACAGTGCTGGGGTACACTCAGTTCAGCTAACCCAGACCTTTCCCCTCTATCTCTTCTCCCTGCAAAGTGTTTCTCAGtggaacaaaagcaaaactcaCCCCTGGGGAAGGCTGAGCAGACAGGCAGATCTGAACTCCGTTTCAAAGTCTGGATGCTCTTGCAGCACCTTCCAACAGTGAATTAAGGCTGATCCAGAGAGTGAAAAAGCTTAATCTAGAACTTGCTGGCTGTAAACATCAAAATACTTCATTCAGGCTCAATTTTGTTTGCTTAGATTAGTCCCAGAGCATATCCACAAACACTggatgaggagcagcagtgggagcaaaaaaatatttcagtttaaaggTGTTACATATCTTGTTCCTATCAAGAAAACTCCAAAATGTCCTCTCAAAAGCTAAATAACATGAATATAAGTAAGATTTTCAGGTGATGGTTTCAGTATTTGGTCTTAGTCtaaataaaactgaaagaaacATGTTGGGCAAATTTCCCAGCCACAGAAACCTCTCTCCCTGATGACAAAACCACTCAGGTTCCCTGAGCAGCTGCCAGGTGGGCTGTAGGGTGTCCCATTGGTCTCTGGAGGGTTTGTCCCCTGAGTCATGGTGCCCACACAGGCAGGCACAAGACTTTCGGAATCCAAACCTCGTTTCTGTTTGACAAAGTTTTTAGAGCTGAAAATCCTGTGTCTTCACCTTGGAGAGTCTGGGCTCCACTCAAAGCAGCAGACTGTGAAGGTGCTCTGGGTAAATGGTCTGAGGACCCAAATGCAGCTTCAGAAGCAGCCAGATGACAGCAAGAGCTCTGGCCTGTTCCTACAGCCACCAGACCTGAGGTATTGCTGGTTCACCTGTGGGTGATAGCCATGGGCaaacacagagctcaggaaatTCTTCTGCCCTTGTCACTCCTTAACGTGCAAGTTTCCTTGAGAAAAGGTGACCAGCAAGGCAGGAATGTCTGTAGTGCTTCCATCCACTCCCTCTGACTCTGAACAGCAACAGAAGAACTTCTGAGCACCATCCAGCAGCCCAGGCCAGCATGGCAGACAGGGAAGAACCCTTCTCTCTCTTCACATGAGTTTTACCTCCTCATGATTCCATTTTTTGCCTTCCAGCAGCACTCCTGTCAGCTGCCTGCTGAAGATGTGCTTGCTTATTTCCTTGTCTTTCCACTCCAGGTAGGTGTTCCTCCTCAGGTACCGAGACAGCCCCAGCCTCTGCCTCAGCAGGGCTTTATCCACATTTTCCAGCACAATCATGATGATCCCAGTCTTTCCCTCCACCAGCTGCCAGGACTGGGCAATGTCAAACTCAAAGCTGCACCACTTGCTCTCCAGGAAGTCGGTGGAGATGACGGCGATGACATTCCTGCTACTGAGAAACCCCTCCTGGATGATGTTGGTGACAACGGGAACCCCTGGCAGGAAATCCCTGTAGTACAGACACAGGCGGAAGGGAGGTGCTCCCCCTTCCAAGGGTTCCACCAGCTCCTTTGTCACCCATTCCTGGTCTTTGCTGGAGTGGATGACAAAGGCATCGTAGGTGTCACCTCTCTCTGCGGAGTGTTTGCACCCACTGAGCAGCACCACGGAGTAGTAGAGCTGGAAGTAGTACTTGTAAATCAGGAAAAGGAGCACCACTACACAGAGCAGCACAACCACTGAGGAGGCAACCTTGCCTGCGCTGAGGTGGCAGGAGGACAGGTCAAAGCTTGGCAGGCTGACGTTCACCGCGTACGAGGGAGTGTGGCACAGCATCAGCTCCTtgttctgcagcagctcctgcttctcctTGATCCATCTCAGAAAGTCCAGGTACACACAGGAGCAGTCAAACAGGTTTTGAGAGATATCCAACAGGACCAGGCTGTCAGGCAGGATTTCCCAGGCTGAGTCCAGAACAGTCAGCTGGTTCCTGCTGAAATCCAGGACTCTGAGGGCTCGGAGGGGCCGGTAGACTCCAGGATCAAAGGTCAGGAGCTTATTGTTACTGATGTTTAGCTCTTTTAGCTCAGAGAGGGCATCAAAAGTACTTTGATCCACGTGTTCTAATTTGCAGCTTGAAATATCCAAGGTGTGGAGGTGACTTAGGTTTTTGAAGTTGCTTGCCAGCTTATTGCCCTCAAAGGAGTTTCCTGCCATCTTGAGCACTTGCAAAGAGTTCAAGCCACAAAATGTGCACTGGGATTTAACTTCGGTTTTGGTATGGGAAATATCAAGGTAAATCAGTTTCTGAAGGGACAGAAAGACAGGGTAGGAGCCAGGACCAAATAAAGTTGTGTGCTGAAGGTCCAAATATAACAAATTCTTCACATTAGCAAAATCTCCAGTCAAT
This genomic window from Poecile atricapillus isolate bPoeAtr1 chromosome 20, bPoeAtr1.hap1, whole genome shotgun sequence contains:
- the TLR4 gene encoding toll-like receptor 4 isoform X2 — encoded protein: MPRRGAHPVGTLLVLLQLPFVPCPVAGCLLDPCLEVTPNTTFRCTGLNISGVPDGVPNTTQNLDLSFSNLKSLESNYFASVPELQLLDLSRCHLHTIEDNSFMDLHRLSTLILTANSLQHLGKAAFYGLTSLKKLVLVETNRTSLSELPIGHLHTLQELNLGHNSITSLKLPDYFTNMTSLRHLSFFSNKITSISRGDLDALREGNRLNLTLVLSLNNIKSIEPGAFVGIHLAELALRSAFENFMMQTSLQGLAGLQVSRLIVGEFRDSDKLQDFERGLLTGLCQVQMEEFVLICFREFEDDTDTLFNCIGNVSTVRLVNLGLEEISQVPARSKVKQLECKKCSFEDVPALKLSLFKELSVLRITKNRRLKNFRQNFEGLTNLEVIDLSENRLTFSGCCSPQFQNCPNLKYLNLSFNSNIRLTGDFANVKNLLYLDLQHTTLFGPGSYPVFLSLQKLIYLDISHTKTEVKSQCTFCGLNSLQVLKMAGNSFEGNKLASNFKNLSHLHTLDISSCKLEHVDQSTFDALSELKELNISNNKLLTFDPGVYRPLRALRVLDFSRNQLTVLDSAWEILPDSLVLLDISQNLFDCSCVYLDFLRWIKEKQELLQNKELMLCHTPSYAVNVSLPSFDLSSCHLSAGKVASSVVVLLCVVVLLFLIYKYYFQLYYSVVLLSGCKHSAERGDTYDAFVIHSSKDQEWVTKELVEPLEGGAPPFRLCLYYRDFLPGVPVVTNIIQEGFLSSRNVIAVISTDFLESKWCSFEFDIAQSWQLVEGKTGIIMIVLENVDKALLRQRLGLSRYLRRNTYLEWKDKEISKHIFSRQLTGVLLEGKKWNHEEEANVQRKTQRSHVSKAAGCAV
- the TLR4 gene encoding toll-like receptor 4 isoform X1, with protein sequence MPRRGAHPVGTLLVLLQLPFVPCPVAGCLLDPCLEVTPNTTFRCTGLNISGVPDGVPNTTQNLDLSFSNLKSLESNYFASVPELQLLDLSRCHLHTIEDNSFMDLHRLSTLILTANSLQHLGKAAFYGLTSLKKLVLVETNRTSLSELPIGHLHTLQELNLGHNSITSLKLPDYFTNMTSLRHLSFFSNKITSISRGDLDALREGNRLNLTLVLSLNNIKSIEPGAFVGIHLAELALRSAFENFMMQTSLQGLAGLQVSRLIVGEFRDSDKLQDFERGLLTGLCQVQMEEFVLICFREFEDDTDTLFNCIGNVSTVRLVNLGLEEISQVPARSKVKQLECKKCSFEDVPALKLSLFKELSVLRITKNRRLKNFRQNFEGLTNLEVIDLSENRLTFSGCCSPQFQNCPNLKYLNLSFNSNIRLTGDFANVKNLLYLDLQHTTLFGPGSYPVFLSLQKLIYLDISHTKTEVKSQCTFCGLNSLQVLKMAGNSFEGNKLASNFKNLSHLHTLDISSCKLEHVDQSTFDALSELKELNISNNKLLTFDPGVYRPLRALRVLDFSRNQLTVLDSAWEILPDSLVLLDISQNLFDCSCVYLDFLRWIKEKQELLQNKELMLCHTPSYAVNVSLPSFDLSSCHLSAGKVASSVVVLLCVVVLLFLIYKYYFQLYYSVVLLSGCKHSAERGDTYDAFVIHSSKDQEWVTKELVEPLEGGAPPFRLCLYYRDFLPGVPVVTNIIQEGFLSSRNVIAVISTDFLESKWCSFEFDIAQSWQLVEGKTGIIMIVLENVDKALLRQRLGLSRYLRRNTYLEWKDKEISKHIFSRQLTGVLLEGKKWNHEEVKLM